The segment AgttgagtaaagaaaatcaatattGATCAATATGTCATATTGTCAGATTTTCTAATACCttatcaatatcagtatcagcctCCTGTATTGGTTAAGTACTGTAGAACATACAGTAGAAAGACACAGTTGAACAGTATGAACAGAtgcttgtttttcaaaataatatcaacacactttatttatttcagagctgaaaataaaataaataatataaataaagttttctcATTCATTAAGGACACATTTAAAGACTTTCTTAACTTCCTGTACGGTTCATTtatgttttcagctttattgtCAATTAAGGAGTAAAAACAGTTACAGTAAACAAAGTAAAGCAGTAATATGAGGAAGTTCTGcagtaaaatgattaaataacaCACTGgacacagaaatacatttactgaagGAGGTGATTATGGGATAAATTTAATGTTTCGCTTAAAAACAGATTGATCGTTGATGAGCTGTCTggccagcagagagcagcactgCGCATGACTGAGTTTCTCCCACAGAGGAAGTAAAAGCTGCGAGACAGGAAGTAGGCAGTGTTTACAGTTTCTACAAAATGACAgcgtaaaaaaaataaactatcGTGGTAGAAACTAGagctacaactaatgattattttcattatcgattaatctgttgatcgTTTTTTCAATcaatccataaaatgtcagaaaatggtgaaaaatgttgatcagcgTTTCCCGAagtgacgtcatcaaatgtcttgttttgtccataacataaaaatattcagtttactgtcatagagactaaagaaagcagaaaatattcatatttaagatgctggaatcagagaatttggacattttttcctggaaaaaaagactcaaagtgattaattgattatcaaaagaGTTGGTAAATAATTTAACAACTAACCAGCTGTAGTAGAAACATGACTAATAAACgaataaagacaaataaacacCGGAAGCAGCTTGtggaaaacatggaaaaaataaGATGATACTTTTAATTTGAACCCGgaagtgtgttttatgtttggaGTGTCACGTGCAGccttcacgcacacacacgtggATAATGGAGCTCAGCAACACTGGACTTTATATGAAGAAATAGACGCTTTTACTGGATCTGCGCTGCCAGCAGTGAGTCGGTGAGTctcaatgtgtgtttgtgtcgtaAATCTGCCTGTTAAACAGCTTCTGGTTCACCAGTGAAACCAGTAAACACACTAACAGAGAGATTCCTTTCATCTGTAACATCTAACAGTTATTTCGACATGAAAATGATTCACCAACAAAAAACCACGCAGGCAGAATCCAAGAGTTTGTCTTATTGATAACTAATAACTTTAATTTACACTCAACCGCCGCCTCGATGAACTACTGACTGTCTGGTTTGGTGGCGAGTTTCCGGCtctgtagttaaagtattgcagtaaaagtacataagcaGCGGCTCTGAATCCTCCAGCTGTTTGTTATTGATCCACCTTCTACTCACTGTTACTGTTTACAAGCGGAAGttagtttaagtattgcagtaaaagtacacaagtattatgagcttgatgtagttaaagtattgcagtaaaagtacataagtattatgagcttgatgtagttaaagtattgcagtaaaagtagtggtttggtccctctgactgatatattattatatatgacatcattagattattaatagtgaagcatcagtgttagagcagcatgttactgttgtagctgctggaggtggagctagtttacactactttatatacagttagctagtttagtccagtggttcccaacctaggggtcgggcccctccaaagggtcagcagataaatctgaggggtggtgagatgattaatgggagaggaaagaagaaaaaacaaagttctgatacacaaatctgttttcagttttttggactttttctctaatctttgatttttgctgaaatattggatcatttgaacatttattgaaatgaaagcatgtgagaagtttagagggaaaaatcactatttggtggagctgttaacaactcatagacatgtgaaatgtgaccccgactacacactgctttttgtaagtggaagtataaagtagcatcacatggtaAAACTCAATCAGTACCTCCGCCTGCAGCGCTGCTGTTAATGACAGGAAGTTACATCACAACAGCGTGTTGGATTTTAaaggttttgtgttttcagcGTCACGTCAGAAATGTTTCTTCCTCCGTCCTGAACCTTCATCATCTAACATTTCATCTGTTCTTCTCTTCGTCAGTCGTCATGACGGGGAGACAGAAGCAGCGACGGGCGCCGGCGgtcacagagaagaaaaacatggcGAGCAGCAGCGATGATGAAGACTCCGATGTGGAGAAGAACTTCACACTGCTCAccaagagaggaggaggaatgagTGAGGAAGGAGAGCAGTACTgccaagaagaggaagaggaggaattcAGTGGCGAGGAGGAAGGGTCTGATgttgaagaagaggaggaggaggaggaggaggaggaggaggaggaggaggaggaggttgaagGGGATGAAGGGGATGAagaagaggacagagacagtgaagcctctgatgaggaggaggaggaggatgatgatgatgatgatgatgatgataatgatgaagaGCCAGAGGATGTTGGTGGTAGCAGTGAGATCCAAACCAGAGAAGACATTAAGAACGGTGagtttatctgctgatattaATACAGATAATAacttaaaaacatcaataactgatattatataaataataatttatcttTGAATATTAACATCTACTAATAATATAAATGTTCTTTCAGTTATTTAAatcataaactttatttttattgtttacagtTCATATCAATAGATCAAATGTTCTGATCAGATCTGGTTTATATTGACGTCAATATAATCAATTCATCTACAGTTTCAAGTAGAGAAACGATTAATCTATTAGTTTATCGACAGAAAATCAATCTGCAGCTActctgataatcaaataatcgtttcAGTCGTTTTTCAAAGAAGAAGTCAAATAtttctgatttcagcttctcatatgtgatgatttttgacggtaaattaaatattttaagttgaataaacagaaaacatcagtGTGAACGTCATTCTTTCACTTCTTCACCTTATTTTAAAAGAACAGTTTGTAAAACATGAGAAGACTGATAGCAGGTCTATACAGTCACCATGAagcagcttagcttagcttagcttagcttagcttagcttaatttagtttagcttagtttagtttagtttagcttagcttagtttagtttagcttagcttagtttagcttagtttagcttagcttagcttagtttagtttagcttagtttagcttagtttagtttagtttagtttagcttagcttattttagtttagtttagcttagtttagcttagtttagtttagcttagcttagcttagcttagtttagtttagcttagtttagtttagcttagtttagcttagtttagcttagcttagtttagtttagcttagtttagcttagtttagtttagtttagtttagcttagcttattttagtttagtttagcttagtttagcttagtttagcttagtttagtttagcttagcttagcttagcttagtttagtttagcttagcttagcttagcttagcttagcttagcttagtttagtttagtttagcttagcttagtttagtttagcttagcttagcttagcttagcacaaagccTGTAAACAAAGGGGAACAGCTAGCGTAGCTCTGATCAAAGCTAACATCTGTAAAGCTTTCTGATCCACTGACGGCTGAGATTTAATGAGATAAACTATCGTAGCAGCTGATGTGAAGAAAACTGCTGTTAAACTAACATTTGATCGATGACTGTGACTAACGATTATTCtctatcaattaatctgcagtttattttctttatgaatataaataatagtggaaatgtttgtttgcatttgagaaactgaaacctgcaaatatttgatatttttgctttaaaaaaatgactgaaacgattatTCAATAATCAGCTACAGtttgttaattttctgtttattgatctactagagctgcaactaacgattattttaattattgattcatctgtgaatcattttctcgattaatcgattagtcatttggtttataaaatgtcattaaatgatgaaacatgtcGATCAGTGTTTCTTAAAGCTCAACATGACGTCATCAaaaactcaaagatcttcagtttattgtcataaaaaCTAAAGagaccagaaaatattcacatttaagaagctggaatcagagaatttttactttttttctttaaaaaatgacttaaaatgatgaattgattcatatttatgttttatgagtgttttcatgtaaattaaactTATCGACTCTCTGTTGTGTCAGAACTGTCCAACATGTCCTTTGAGGACATCATGAAGCTGCAGAACAAAGTCGGAACCAAAGTTTACAACGAGGTCGCCTACGGCAACGACGGCAAGAGTCACCAGAGCAGCAAGAAGAAGCGACTGAACAAGAACAGGTGAGCAGCGTTTCCGCTCGCTCAGCTGCTGAACCTTCAACACTGACGTCACGCGTGTTCTTACGTTCTGCGTCTTTGTTTTCAGGCCGATGGAGATTTCATCCAAGAAACCGGCGCCGTTCCTGCGTCAGGTCGTCCCAGTCAGGAAACCAGTGAGTGAAGCAAACCTGCAGAGCTgaacttgtgtgtttatgagaaGAAAAATCAGACGTTTTctcacatgtttctgttttttttgtgccgTAGACGCTGAGAGATCCTCGATTTGACGACCTGTCGGGAGAATACAAGGCTGAGATCTTTGAGAAGACGTATAAATTCATCAATGAcattaaagacagagagaaagaggtgagAGAACgtcatctgctgctggtgtaGAGGTGCTTCCATCAGTCAGGACGTtaacttcacttcctgtttcgTCTGCAGATCGTCCAGAAGAAGCTGAAGAAGACGAAGACGAGCAGCCAGAGGAAGGAGAAGCTGCAGTTCCTGCTGAAGAGGATGGTGAGTCTCCTCCGGGGCTTCCTGTGTGCGGTCCGATGACGGCGGGCGGCGTCCGGTTTTTTTAAACGTGtgtgaacttctctctctctctctctgtgcaggAGAACCAGGAGCGAGCGAGGAAGAGccgagagcagcagagagagagagagctgcagttCAAGAGGCAGCAGAGAGAGCGAGCCAATCAGGGCGAACGACCGTTCTTCCTCAAGAAATGTAAGACGACACACGTTCATAGAATAACTGATCAGATTCATCAAGAGATAATTAATTATCTGTATGAAACAAGATCTGGAAACATCCAGGAGAACTTTAACTTCCTGTCTGGGACACCTGATCGCTTGAATAAACGTTCAGGATGGTTCTAATGGTTGCAGAATAGTCGGTCTTGATTCAGCTCTTTACAGAAAGGACGAGGAAGGAAGTGTCTCCTGGCAGAAAGCTGCCAGTCTGAGCCTTTGAGCTCCAGGAGGCGCCGTAGAGTCTCTCTGGAAACTCAAAATGTGTTGTCGCCCCCCGGTGGACGATAAAGATCTATTCTGTTAGTTACAAACCTACTTTAAATATACAGACACTGTAATGAACTACGTGCTATCTGCACTCAGAcaacctgattaaataaagtttaattaatgaaatgaacaatattacaaaacatttgattaaaagataaaaatctgAGAGAAATGTGTTAGAAAGTGTTTTAATATCCTGTTTGTGTGACTCAAAACGCTTTACAAGTAAATATAgatgatgaaaaaagaaaaagaaagcagcGAAACcatgtttaaatattaatgtttaaatatgtttaaatatgtttaaatatgtgATAAAACAGGAAGACAATGAAGGCAGGGAGGAAGGTAAAATGCTAATCCTTAAAAGTTGTtggttgaaaataaaaactttttaaaaggTTATAAAAATtctgtaaatatgaaaaaaacaacttcatctTTGTGATTCTTTGATCAGACGACTTGTTGAGTTTCTAAACTAAAATCatctgttttttggggttttttttccagcggagaagaagaagctgcagcTGGCTGAGAGATacgaggagctgaagaagagcGGCAAGCTGGAGAACTTCCTgagcaagaagaggaagaggaacgCCGGCAAAGACCGCAGGAAGCTGCCGAAGCAGATGCAGCAGAAGAAGACTGCGTGAGGCGTtcaatgaccaaaaaaaaaaaaaaaaaaacacgtgaAGAAGAAGCTGCAGGGCGCCGCGTGTAAGGGAAGTAACGGACAGACTGATGGTCCTGATGGATGAAGAACTGAATCAACTTTATATTATTGTCaaaagtttaaatatgttttattgcaaAATGTGTGGTGCATTCAGGGACGCTCCGACGTCTGAGCGCTCCTGGTGAAAGGGTGTCAGTGAACACACCGTCAGTGAGAGTTTTCCAGTCTCTGCTTCAAACTGTGTAACGACGTCTTTCTGTCCAGATAAACAGCAGCTGCCACCGAGTCCGAGCCTCAGAAAGCGGTTTAAACTCTCtgttttcatccagatggttgGAAGGGTGTTTGAGACGGTGTTTCTCAAACATCACTGAGTGTTTATCATGTAGAGAAATGTTGGAGATGTAAAGTTGGAGGACTTTATAAAATCAGCTACGAGTCGAACTGTTCATCTAATACGGATGTAAACGGCGTCTCTGTGTTGCTGTCCAACTCTGAACTGTAgataacatgtttgtttttatattcttcttctgcttctccgTCACTGAATGTTTCCCTGTAAAACGTCCTCATAACGTTTCTTCCTCAAGCTTTTCCAGTCAGTCGTGTTTTTAAAGATACAGAACAAACACTCTGCTTGGAAAATGTctctaatatgttttttgttcctattaaaaaaaaaaaaaaaaaaaaagctcaattaCGTGAAAACCTTCAAACATCATCTCCTCTTTGTCCTTCACTGAAAAATCctgaatctataaatatgcaaatattgttcatttctaaagttttcctgaTGTTTCCAACctgttttaagtgtttgaacACTGTTACACACGAGGtacaatacaaaatatttacCCAGAATTCATCCTGCATATTAATCTAATTCAGTATATAATACTAATCTTCATGAAACCAACAAACTACATTGTTTTATACTAGCAGGAAATGATGCAATCACACTGTGACTCCAGAATTAaagtcaattaaaaaaatgttctttcaaAAATTTTAaggttattttattgttttctgttggtTCCTGCAGCTGTTTCACCACCATTCACGATTACTCTTAATATTGTCGAGTCCATCAACAGCAGGTTTTTAATTAATACAGACCTGCAGTGTGGTAGATCAGACAGCAGAGGGAGCTGCAGGACAGAAGATACAAGCAGCTCAACACACTTCAGAGGACAACGAGACACTAGTGATTTATGTTCTGGGGACATTTCATCATCGTCAGTGTTTGTTACGTGAAACATCTAAATCAGTTttatctgctgcagctgtgttttaaaggacgagttcacatAAGTGTGTCTTCAACCAACATTCTCTCTCTGAGACTGAGacagtgagtcaaatcaagtagatatctttcaacgttacgtctttttagtgtcaaagtccctctttttgttactatacttccacctgcagctcaacagggaaacactgtccgaggaaacacaaagagggaatttgatgctaaaaagactcgTCCACTGACTTCACTGCAGTTTCAGCTCATCTCAGTGACACTTCAAAGGTTCTGGTTCGAAGAGAAATTAGTCTCAATAATGGTGACAAATGCATTTTATATGATCAACAAATACATCTACAAATTCATCATCCAATCCACAAATGACTtgaacaaatgcaaaacaatttaagtactttatatattttatatgtatatattcaacgtcACGTTCACAGATCTGATAACATTTGTTTCTGTAACGTTCACGTGAAGTTGTGAGACAAATGAATGCTGCGTTTACGTGCTGAAGGAAAACTCGGACATCAGGCTTTTCAGCGCATTCATTCCAAAAAGATTAAATAGCTCGTCACCCACACTATGATTAGATGATATAACTACATAACTGCGACCaaataagtatttttacatggaGTATTCAAACTTCATATTCACTGCAGCCTGTTTTTGTCACGTCTATAAACTGTTTGTATAGATATATGGCAGCTAGGTGgcgtatttcttcttcttctgctgggACCAGGCACAAAGTGCATCTGTCCGAACGAGTAATCCATAGTGGATCATCCAGGAGGATCATCCTCTTcactaaatctgtttccatcacattttgcttttatcgaTGCATCAACTTCTCAATTAAGCAGGCAATTtcttttgtgatattttttttcaaacttccagcgtttccttctttctttaaatataattaaaaagcTTATAAAAAAAAGGGCAGATGGAAACCGACTGAGTAACGACATatttgcaacttgccaaatacgttaattaacaacattttctcattatgtgaCGATGACGGAGACGTAACTCAGCAGCGTTACGTTTTTTTAGCAATGTAGTCAAATATAAACTAGGAAACAGAGTGAAGATACTTTAATTCAGCTGAAAACAAGTTAAAGCAAATCTACTTcttataaatatatgtatttaagtataaaaacaaaaacaagagggaaaaaaacactacaTGGTACAGAGAATCAGCAGAAAATCTGTCCAAACCGGTTGATCTCACAAGTTTTTTAGCTTAAAGCAGAGAAGaagtctttctttctgtttctctctctcatcctgaGGCCCCCCGGGGTCCCTAAAAGTCAATTAGCGGTGTATAACGAGAACACAACGCTTAATACTTTCCTCCACGGCGGCTCAAtcctgttttctctgctgtctgacaggTGGCATTCATCCCATCAGAGTCCCCACAGCAGGACAATAGAGGACAAGGTGGGGGCCATCAcatggaggagggggggggaggggggggcagcAATAATACAGGGCCTTATATTCATGAGCTAATACACCCCATTCAACCTCACCCCCCCTCCACATCACCCTCCACCTTCTCTTTTGTGTCGCTGCTGTTATAAAAGACTCTTCAGTGTTGCTGCTTTTAACGGACGGTTGGTGTGTGTGGAGCTAAAAGAGCTGCAAGTTTCCTTATTATTACAATTGTTAATTGGATTGACTTATTCATATAAATGAGAATAGACgattaatacaaaaatgttattattcaCAAGGACAGGTTCATCATTTTTCaggtgtgtcttaaaccagcagtcaggtgtccatagtaacagtgaaagaggttttcctcgctgtaatcattcctcctgttcatactggatattaaaagatccttcaaatgtgttttcaatggaagtgatggaggccaaaatccacagtgtgtccacacagtcatttaaaagttgatgtgaagcttctattcagcttcagcagtctgagttagactACTGAGTTTCTGAGTTTCCACATATTCTGTGGAGTCATGGTCTCAGCTGAACTCTACAATGAAGCTTTATGacactgtgaaatattcacactttgttttctgtggtttcacttcaaactgaaagttttgtctttttggaaactttgtgtttttgactagAAATGAAACTAAAGTTCTGTGGATTTGATCAGATGTTTAAATagagatttaattttaaatagaAATCCTAGTTTGAcacatttatgacataaaacaggTGATTACTCTactcagtttgattgacaggacagaTGATCAGAGGGGCGGAGTTTTTACCACCATCATTAGGACCAGGACTGAAGTATGGGTTgagtttctcagtgaaggagcagccagtaaaggagtagataagagctgcagcatctacgttataaaaggagaccagaccctcctcataatccacaaacacccccaccttctgaggctgagacttcagagagagacGGACTGAAGGACCAGCACAAGCTTTGtactcatttccatttctcaaCCATATAGTCCAATAACCATTCTGAGGTCTCAGTGTGATTTTTCCCTTCCTGTTGATGGACTCTCTGGTCACTCCTAAATCCCAGTCAGTCTTCCTTTTAACctgaacctcaaagtaaaatctgcCTGAAGAGAAACTCTGCTTTCCTAAAACACCAGGACAATGAGAAAATCTCTTTGGGTTGTCTGGGAGATCCTTCTCCACATCACTATCATTTACTTGTTTctcatcatcagacaggatgagatCAGGATGTGCTGTATCAGGATcaagagtcacatccactgcatactgctggaccctcttcagctcagcctcaaccagcttcttcatctctttactgagcgtctcctccagctgagtCACAGCTCTCACCACAGTCCCCTCATATGATAGTGGACGGACGCTGacctctgtccagtctttggtgGGTGGAGCAGCTTTCAGGGACGGGAAgttttggaggaggtggaggtggtcttcagagtgtgagagctgcttcacctcagagcttctcttcatcagctcagagatttcctgttccagctctttgatgaagtcttcagcctgtttctctgtcgttCTTTGCTTCTCTTCAATCGTCTCAATGAGCTCATTCAGGCTTCTCTCAACAGACTTCATCAGAGCGGTGAAGACCTGAACACCTTCTGCTATCTCTGTGTTTGCATCTTCCTTACTGAAGTCAACTGACCGTTTGATCTTTTGAATCTTCAGTCGTctcttctggatcatctgctgaatttcagcctctgtcttccccagctctgccttctttccttcatattcttctttcagaggaacaaactcatgtgtcttgtggtctaaaacagagcagagcatgcagacacatgtcTGGTCGGTCTTACAGAACAGCTCCAGAGGTTTATCGTGCTTCATACACGTCCTGTCTTCCAGGTTCTCCACAGGGTCCATCAGCTGATGTCTTTTCAGACGTGAAACTGTCAGATGAggctccaggtgagtctcacagtaggaggtcagacacaccagacaggacttcagggccttcagtttggttccagtacagacgtcacagggaacttctcctggtttggcagcttgttgctctgagctgctgctgctggctttctgttgagcttccaGTCTGAACTGAGAAACCATCTCAGAGATGAAAGTATTCACCTTCAACTTAGGTCTTGTGTAGAAAACCTCTTTACACATCGGACACGAGTACTGGTCATTACTGTTCCAGTGTTGagtgatgcagtttttgcagaagttgtgtccacatggtGTGCTGACtggatcagtgaacacatccagacagatggagcacagaaactgatcttcagatcgcagacagctggcagcagacatatctacacactgagtgtgaaaaacaaaataaacaatttgtttaaaattcaatttcaattatttgttcaaaaagaaataaagataattacTGTTGTAATAAGTATAACATGTGATATTAGGTAAAGtaattttgaatatttctgttattgatcGGGATGGGAACACGTGAACGGAGTCGTGAGCAACCGTGATCATTGAAGTCGTGCTGGCAGCTCAAACAGTTATCCACAAGGCTGCATGGTGagtttaaagttgttgtttactttgatgacgtgttttatgtgagctggtttacacaaacacagtaagagactgtcatctgcagctctttatctaacagctcattgtggctgtttctgcttgtactattcttccatacaatctttaaaatgaaccaCTGACAACATAACACAGAATATGTCCAGATCTTGTTGTGTAGACCAACTGTTATTGAAGAATAGcactgctaacaaagctctgctaacttGGTGACAAACACCTTTTAttacctgcagctgcttcacaataaaagctgctGCTTGTTGGTAGAacgcttttaatgtgaaacagctacaggaaatagaatgcagtgtgtctgtagGAAGTGATCAGTAAATAGTAATAAGACCAGGAAGGTTGGAGTGAAGCTGAACTCCAAACCACAGAAATTCAGTTACAAGTTACAAAAGTCCTGagaactgacacagagagactgtttcaaaaacaattaaagttgtttcactgaatctgtgtaaaaacatctttagttaTATTGTCACTAATTTCACAAGTGtcagtatgaaatgaaaagagtggaacttcctgtctgctgtgttaaagctggttgttgaaacattaaatatgatcagttgtactcaccagtgtttggcagagactctgctgtgttgttgagaaagacttgatgaactcagtttaatttttatttggacagaagtggagagactcgactgcagctctgctgtcgCTCTGACACACTTATAGTTTCAGTTCTGCAGAGTGacgttgcagctctattgtCTTTCCAGTGTTGCTCCTCCTCTTACTGCAGCTCTGATTGTGAGTTTGTTTCCTCCTTTTGATTTACAAGATTAATTACAGGCAGCCAGTTGTTTTTGCTGAAGTTTTCATGAAACTAttaacttctttttctctttatcttgaACTGAGTTTCCAGTTTACTTCACAAAATGAGGTGAAAGACTTTTGACAACAACCAAaggatcattttattttatctcattcaGATACGATTTCTGTATTTTGCTTCATGTTCTACCTTATTTGTTCCTTTGCTGTAAAGCCGATTAGTTGAGACTGTTTTGTGGTGAACCACCACAGTCCTGACAGGGATAAATGTAGAATCTATCATCTCTGTACTGAGTGATGCTTCACACTGCCAGCACTGTCCTTTGGGAGTTTGGGAGTTGTAGTGTGAACCCTGTTAGCCACAGAGCTAACGTCATG is part of the Thunnus albacares chromosome 3, fThuAlb1.1, whole genome shotgun sequence genome and harbors:
- the rrp36 gene encoding ribosomal RNA processing protein 36 homolog isoform X1, coding for MTGRQKQRRAPAVTEKKNMASSSDDEDSDVEKNFTLLTKRGGGMSEEGEQYCQEEEEEEFSGEEEGSDVEEEEEEEEEEEEEEEEEVEGDEGDEEEDRDSEASDEEEEEDDDDDDDDDNDEEPEDVGGSSEIQTREDIKNELSNMSFEDIMKLQNKVGTKVYNEVAYGNDGKSHQSSKKKRLNKNRPMEISSKKPAPFLRQVVPVRKPTLRDPRFDDLSGEYKAEIFEKTYKFINDIKDREKEIVQKKLKKTKTSSQRKEKLQFLLKRMENQERARKSREQQRERELQFKRQQRERANQGERPFFLKKSEKKKLQLAERYEELKKSGKLENFLSKKRKRNAGKDRRKLPKQMQQKKTA
- the rrp36 gene encoding ribosomal RNA processing protein 36 homolog isoform X2, which produces MTGRQKQRRAPAVTEKKNMASSSDDEDSDVEKNFTLLTKRGGGMSEEGEQYCQEEEEEEFSGEEEGSDVEEEEEEEEEEEEEEEEEEEEEDDDDDDDDDNDEEPEDVGGSSEIQTREDIKNELSNMSFEDIMKLQNKVGTKVYNEVAYGNDGKSHQSSKKKRLNKNRPMEISSKKPAPFLRQVVPVRKPTLRDPRFDDLSGEYKAEIFEKTYKFINDIKDREKEIVQKKLKKTKTSSQRKEKLQFLLKRMENQERARKSREQQRERELQFKRQQRERANQGERPFFLKKSEKKKLQLAERYEELKKSGKLENFLSKKRKRNAGKDRRKLPKQMQQKKTA
- the LOC122978724 gene encoding E3 ubiquitin-protein ligase TRIM21-like; amino-acid sequence: MSAASCLRSEDQFLCSICLDVFTDPVSTPCGHNFCKNCITQHWNSNDQYSCPMCKEVFYTRPKLKVNTFISEMVSQFRLEAQQKASSSSSEQQAAKPGEVPCDVCTGTKLKALKSCLVCLTSYCETHLEPHLTVSRLKRHQLMDPVENLEDRTCMKHDKPLELFCKTDQTCVCMLCSVLDHKTHEFVPLKEEYEGKKAELGKTEAEIQQMIQKRRLKIQKIKRSVDFSKEDANTEIAEGVQVFTALMKSVERSLNELIETIEEKQRTTEKQAEDFIKELEQEISELMKRSSEVKQLSHSEDHLHLLQNFPSLKAAPPTKDWTEVSVRPLSYEGTVVRAVTQLEETLSKEMKKLVEAELKRVQQYAVDVTLDPDTAHPDLILSDDEKQVNDSDVEKDLPDNPKRFSHCPGVLGKQSFSSGRFYFEVQVKRKTDWDLGVTRESINRKGKITLRPQNGYWTIWLRNGNEYKACAGPSVRLSLKSQPQKVGVFVDYEEGLVSFYNVDAAALIYSFTGCSFTEKLNPYFSPGPNDGGKNSAPLIICPVNQTE